Proteins found in one Phycodurus eques isolate BA_2022a chromosome 18, UOR_Pequ_1.1, whole genome shotgun sequence genomic segment:
- the LOC133417339 gene encoding bromo adjacent homology domain-containing 1 protein, giving the protein MTHTGLKGSRRDRHPPRPHGDAMGGDQGERALRFGRTKKIGEVTRRRKNDKAMKGKRASKAEEKKWDRKLYPLRGRLGEGLSCHVLLTRLEESIRKKAEERSPKDKSRKGKQAEAKLASKVKSMFSSTHISQPRKRRLASLNAEAVNSLLLERATDFQLAAKLAKRHQEEPVNGGGSRDVAAPPKASRWTVSKPCPSRKFDQLSKKVKKARSTRVDVNRALSLEILDTPTPRRLAGLNAAALLKLTSSSAASKQRVKTVPTATTTSDCKTPALIQTQKQPPRVKHKECFQKQKEAPVKASLMHCCCRACKEKADFEPKVEWESGNHVLAKPGYQSRSMLGYSLKNVKEEQLETELSPCYCCPPQDSVEYCHRLAFFLSHPESGDRGSLGSGGTPVKHECLVTTQSLTHSHPTLTLSPHPCLCYYVHIAPHPPPAHTAMSATLAPRSLNFAPPALCPSRTMASKLPPGPRVTHTSGVPHSACCNSMASPCYGAACGMGGYTCRAIPPVTSRGCAFSAGCTGCSHAIKTETYSSPQGDHSPSILALPSLPLASCPLSSVPTSTQTTNPHLLTPPSGHEQHQQQRPPPRARLKAAADLPSGASDGDPSSGPRSPQQKRISRRRATNGWRPVGVPTEKEVFIAGEDETAPRQCYEGVERDGEVIRVRDTVLLRSGPRKKSLPYVAKISALWEDPKTGELMMSLFWYYRPEHTQGGRDPSTHCENEIFASRHQDENSVACIEDRCYVLPLAQYCRYCALMKRRSEGALPDGSVVPRCPDFAPPSHRCVPTDVDPELVYVCRHVYDFRYGRLLKNLQ; this is encoded by the exons ATGACCCACACCGGGCTTAAGGGTTCCCGCCGGGACCGCCACCCTCCGCGGCCACACGGCGACGCTATGGGCGGGGACCAGGGCGAGCGTGCCCTCCGCTTTGGCCGGACAAAGAAGATCGGCGAGGTCACCCGGCGAAGGAAAAATGACAAAGCGATGAAGGGCAAGAGGGCCAGTAAAGCGGAGGAAAAGAAGTGGGACAGGAAATTGTATCCTCTGCGAGGGAGGCTTGGAGAGGGCCTTAGCTGCCACGTCCTCCTCACGAGGTTGGAGGAAAGCATCCGAAAGAAGGCTGAAGAGAGATCTCCCAAAGACAAGTCCAGGAAAGGGAAGCAAGCCGAGGCCAAGTTAGCATCTAAAGTCAAATCAATGTTTTCAAGCACTCACATTTCGCAACCCCGCAAGCGACGCCTGGCCTCCCTCAACGCCGAGGCCGTCAATAGTCTGCTCCTGGAAAGAGCCACCGACTTCCAACTGGCAGCCAAGTTGGCCAAAAGACACCAGGAGGAACCCGTCAATGGAGGAGGTTCCCGGGATGTAGCGGCACCTCCGAAGGCCTCCCGATGGACCGTCTCTAAACCGTGCCCGTCCCGTAAATTTGACCAATTGTCCAAAAAGGTCAAGAAAGCCAGGAGCACCAGAGTAGACGTGAATCGAGCCTTGAGTTTGGAGATTCTGGATACGCCGACGCCAAGGCGACTGGCCGGACTCAACGCTGCCGCCCTGCTGAAGTTGACCAGCTCATCTGCTGCGTCTAAGCAGCGTGTCAAGACCGTACCTACCGCTACCACCACGTCGGACTGCAAGACTCCTGCCCTGATCCAGACTCAAAAACAGCCCCCCAGAGTCAAACACAAAGAGTGCTTCCAAAAGCAAAAAGAGGCTCCGGTGAAGGCCTCCCTCATGCACTGCTGCTGCAGAGCCTGCAAGGAGAAGGCCGACTTTGAGCCCAAAGTGGAGTGGGAGTCCGGCAACCACGTTCTGGCCAAACCGGGCTACCAGTCCCGGAGCATGTTAGGCTACTCCCTCAAGAACGTGAAGGAAGAGCAGCTGGAAACTGAGCTGAGCCCCTGCTACTGCTGCCCCCCTCAGGACTCTGTGGAGTACTGCCACCGCCTGGCCTTCTTCCTGAGCCACCCCGAGTCGGGCGACCGCGGCTCCCTGGGCTCGGGCGGCACCCCCGTTAAACACGAGTGCCTGGTGACCACGCAGTCCCTGACGCACTCCCACCCGACGCTCACCCTCAGCCCCCATCCCTGCCTGTGCTACTACGTCCACATCGCCCCACACCCGCCGCCGGCCCACACGGCGATGTCGGCGACACTCGCTCCACGGTCTCTGAACTTTGCACCACCCGCCTTGTGCCCCAGCCGGACGATGGCCTCCAAGCTGCCGCCTGGCCCTCGCGTCACCCACACCTCGGGCGTGCCTCACTCGGCCTGCTGCAACTCGATGGCGTCACCATGTTACGGGGCCGCCTGCGGGATGGGCGGCTACACCTGCAGAGCCATACCCCCCGTCACCAGCAGGGGGTGCGCTTTCAGCGCAGGGTGCACCGGATGCTCGCATGCCATCAAAACAG AGACGTACTCCTCTCCTCAGGGTGACCACAGCCCCTCCATTCTGGCGCTGCCGTCCTTGCCTCTCGCCAGCTGCCCTTTATCCAGCGTGCCCACTTCCACCCAGACTACTAACCCCCACCTGCTCACCCCACCGTCAGGGCACGAGCAGCATCAGCAGCAACGGCCGCCACCCCGGGCACGGCTAAAAGCGGCCGCCGACCTCCCGTCCGGCGCCTCCGACGGAGACCCAAGCTCCGGGCCTCGGTCACCTCAGCAAAAGAGAATCAGCCGCAGACGTGCCACCAACGGATGGCGGCCTGTGGGGGTCCCCACGGAGAAAGAGGTTTTCATCGCG GGGGAGGACGAGACGGCACCCAGGCAGTGCTACGAGGGCGTGGAGAGAGACGGCGAGGTGATCCGCGTTCGAGACACGGTGCTGCTGCGCTCGGGCCCCAGGAAGAAGTCCCTGCCTTACGTGGCCAAGATATCAGCGCTGTGGGAGGATCCCAAAACCG GGGAGCTGATGATGAGTCTTTTCTGGTACTACCGACCGGAGCACACGCAGGGAGGCCGAGACCCCAGCACACACTGCGAG AACGAGATCTTTGCCTCTCGACATCAGGACGAGAACAGCGTGGCCTGCATTGAAGACAGATGCTATGTTCTCCCGCTAGCCCAGTACTGCAG ATATTGTGCCTTGATGAAGCGTCGTTCCGAAGGTGCCCTACCCGACGGCAGCGTGGTGCCCCGCTGTCCGGACTTTGCCCCGCCCTCCCACCGCTGTGTGCCCACAGACGTGGACCCCGAGCTGGTCTACGTCTGCCGCCACGTCTACGACTTCCGCTACGGACGCCTCCTGAAGAACCTGCAGTAG
- the LOC133417304 gene encoding uncharacterized protein LOC133417304 isoform X1, producing MEGDWAQLRGSRGGARRTERVCSREEKKRRKAAKPAEEGPAGAQKFHRDYSSSASSGSHDGRSSAASNLDVADRLTYLEQRMQMQEDEIQLLKMTLADVLKRLNISEEHQAANAAASGRRASGTRGRPISLGLPPRAPIGSSGVASLRKSSTLPSGATCRNYSPTPPRCGARSPAGSVKDSPCKTPKTRPSSSALSCMSTQEGSSRSKEGPVSLGMRRVTHSKVTMQIYLSPLARKTGSSETAATSAPTVPAAGGGGGTPQARGAAKSDARRKSPSFMLNLQKNSTNVTSQQNTQQDANSYKSPQKSASQYFQICY from the exons ATGGAGGGCGATTGGGCCCAGCTGAGAGGTTCCAGAGGAGGCGCCAGGAGAACGGAGCGAGTGTGCTCTCGCGAggagaagaaaagaaggaaGGCGGCCAAGCCGGCGGAGGAAGGTCCGGCGGGCGCGCAGAAGTTCCATCGTGATTATTCGTCGTCTGCATCCAGCGGCTCGCATG ACGGTCGCAGCTCGGCGGCCAGCAACTTGGACGTGGCCGACCGGCTCACCTACCTGGAGCAGAGGATGCAGATGCAGGAGGACGAGATCCAACTGCTGAAGATGACCCTGGCCGACGTTCTCAAGAGACTCAACATCTCCGAGGAGCACCAGGCCGCCAATGCCGCcgcatcgggcaggagggcgTCGGGCACAAGAG GGAGGCCCATCTCCTTGGGTCTGCCCCCCAGAGCGCCCATCGGGTCCTCAGGAGTCGCCAGCTTGAGGAAGAGCTCCACACTACCATCTGGAGCTACCTGCAGGAACTACAGCCCGACACCCCCTCGCTG TGGCGCCAGGAGCCCGGCGGGAAGCGTGAAGGACAGTCCATGTAAGACCCCCAAAACACGTCCATCCTCATCAGCATTGTCCTGTATGAGCACACAAGAAGG GAGCAGCAGATCCAAGGAGGGACCTGTGAGTTTAG GCATGAGGCGAGTAACGCACAGCAAAG TGACTATGCAGATCTATCTGAGCCCCCTCGCAAGAAAGACTGGGTCTTCTGAGACCGCTGCTACATCTGCACCGACGGTACCTGCAGCCGGCGGCGGAGGTGGCACCCCCCAGGCGAGGGGTGCAGCCAAATCCGATGCAAGGAGGAAGAGCCCCTCCTTCATGTTGAACCTCCAGAAGAACAGTACCAATGTGACCAGTCAGCAGAACACGCAGCAGGATGCTAACAGCTACAAAAGCCCCCAAAAGTCCGCCAGCCAGTACTTTCAAATTTGTTACTGA
- the LOC133417304 gene encoding echinoderm microtubule-associated protein-like 1 isoform X2: protein MASDTAVGDSEELVDPGLGMEEDPGALLNKGSLKESYHSDSLLAPDADSMTDGRSSAASNLDVADRLTYLEQRMQMQEDEIQLLKMTLADVLKRLNISEEHQAANAAASGRRASGTRGRPISLGLPPRAPIGSSGVASLRKSSTLPSGATCRNYSPTPPRCGARSPAGSVKDSPCKTPKTRPSSSALSCMSTQEGSSRSKEGPVSLGMRRVTHSKVTMQIYLSPLARKTGSSETAATSAPTVPAAGGGGGTPQARGAAKSDARRKSPSFMLNLQKNSTNVTSQQNTQQDANSYKSPQKSASQYFQICY from the exons ATGGCTTCGGACACGGCCGTGGGAGACTCTGAGGAGCTGGTGGACCCCGGGTTGGGCATGGAAGAGGACCCTGGGGCCCTCCTCAATAAGGGCTCGCTGAAGGAGAGCTACCACAGCGACTCCCTGCTGGCGCCTGATGCCGACTCAATGACGG ACGGTCGCAGCTCGGCGGCCAGCAACTTGGACGTGGCCGACCGGCTCACCTACCTGGAGCAGAGGATGCAGATGCAGGAGGACGAGATCCAACTGCTGAAGATGACCCTGGCCGACGTTCTCAAGAGACTCAACATCTCCGAGGAGCACCAGGCCGCCAATGCCGCcgcatcgggcaggagggcgTCGGGCACAAGAG GGAGGCCCATCTCCTTGGGTCTGCCCCCCAGAGCGCCCATCGGGTCCTCAGGAGTCGCCAGCTTGAGGAAGAGCTCCACACTACCATCTGGAGCTACCTGCAGGAACTACAGCCCGACACCCCCTCGCTG TGGCGCCAGGAGCCCGGCGGGAAGCGTGAAGGACAGTCCATGTAAGACCCCCAAAACACGTCCATCCTCATCAGCATTGTCCTGTATGAGCACACAAGAAGG GAGCAGCAGATCCAAGGAGGGACCTGTGAGTTTAG GCATGAGGCGAGTAACGCACAGCAAAG TGACTATGCAGATCTATCTGAGCCCCCTCGCAAGAAAGACTGGGTCTTCTGAGACCGCTGCTACATCTGCACCGACGGTACCTGCAGCCGGCGGCGGAGGTGGCACCCCCCAGGCGAGGGGTGCAGCCAAATCCGATGCAAGGAGGAAGAGCCCCTCCTTCATGTTGAACCTCCAGAAGAACAGTACCAATGTGACCAGTCAGCAGAACACGCAGCAGGATGCTAACAGCTACAAAAGCCCCCAAAAGTCCGCCAGCCAGTACTTTCAAATTTGTTACTGA